The sequence below is a genomic window from Dehalococcoidales bacterium.
TCTTTCAGTACGCGATTTATTTCTTCCGAGGTTACTCCACAAGAAAGTTCAATTACCAGGTCGATTACCGATACGGTAAGCACGGGAACGCGGTACGCCATACCATGGAGTTTCCCCTTGAGCTCCGGCATGACCTGGGTTACTGCTTTAGCGGCACCAGTGGTGGTGGGTATGATATTGGCAGCAGCTGCTCTAGCCCGGCGTAAATCCTTATGTGCCTGATCCTGTATTCGTTGGTCGTTAGTATAGGAATGGATGGTGCTCATAAGCCCTTTTTCAATTCCGAAAGCTTCGTGGATTACTTTAACCATAGGGGCAATACCGTTGGTGGTGCAGGATGCATTAGAAATGATGCGATGCTCCGCGGGATTATATTTATCCTGATTTACCCCCAGCACCATGGTTATATCCTCATTTTTTGCTGGTGCTGAGATGATTACCTTTTTAGCGCCTCCATCAAGGTGGGCAGCAGCTTTGAAACCGTCAGTAAAGAAGCCGGTGGATTCAATTACAATATCCGCGCCCAATTCCGTCCAGTTAATTTTTGCCGGATCACGCTCAGCTGTTACTTTTACCTTTTTACCATCTATGACGATGCCGTCTTCCTCTGCTGTTACACTACCAGGATAGCGGCCATAAGTAGTGTCCCATTTGAACAAGTGTGCGCTGGTGGCGGAATCGGTCAGGTCGTTAACTGCAACAACTTCCAGTTCATCTCCGTGATAACGGTTTATTGCCCTGAGAGCCAGCCTGCCGATACGTCCGAAACCGTTGATACCAATGCTTACCGTCAAATCTATAAACCTCCTTTAATTTTGCCTTTTTCTATTTTACTCCGTTGGAGCATATCAATAAAAGCCTCGATGCGGGTTCTGAGATGCTGGTTTATATTATAGTCATTGCTGCCTTCTAATGTGAGGATGGGCACATTCAACTTTGTCCGGAACACGATATCACTTATCGCGCGGTGGCAGAAGGACTGTACGTAATGTATTACTCCATCGATCCGCCTTGC
It includes:
- the gap gene encoding type I glyceraldehyde-3-phosphate dehydrogenase; this encodes MTVSIGINGFGRIGRLALRAINRYHGDELEVVAVNDLTDSATSAHLFKWDTTYGRYPGSVTAEEDGIVIDGKKVKVTAERDPAKINWTELGADIVIESTGFFTDGFKAAAHLDGGAKKVIISAPAKNEDITMVLGVNQDKYNPAEHRIISNASCTTNGIAPMVKVIHEAFGIEKGLMSTIHSYTNDQRIQDQAHKDLRRARAAAANIIPTTTGAAKAVTQVMPELKGKLHGMAYRVPVLTVSVIDLVIELSCGVTSEEINRVLKEASEKSMQGILSYTEEPLVSSDFIGNPSSCTVDGLSTMVIGSNMAKLLSWYDNEWGYCCRLADLAAFIASKGC